In Paraburkholderia youngii, the genomic stretch CGCCCGTCAGCAACGCGCCGAAGCCGGCCGCAAGCAGCGTCGTCAGGCCCTGGCTCGCCATCTGCCAGCTCGCGTAGAAGCCGCGCCGCCCCGGCACGTGCTCGGCGAGAAACGCGGTTGCGCTGCCGAACTCGCCGCCGGCCGAGAAACCTTGCATCAGCCGCGCGAGCACGAGGATCAGCGGCGCGGCGAGACCGATGCTCTGATAGGTCGGCAGAATCGCGATGATCAGCGTGCCGCTCATCATCAGCAGGATGGAAAGCGTGAGCGCCGCCTTGCGCCCGGCGCGGTCCGAGTACGCGCCGATCACGATCGCGCCAAGCGGTCGCATGAAGAACGACACGCCGAAGGTGCCGAGCGTCAGCAGCAGCGACACGGTGTCGTTGCCGGCCGGAAAAAACAGCTTGGAGATGGTCACGGCGAAAAAGCCGTAGACCACGAGGTCGAACCATTCGAGCGCGTTGCCGATCGAGGCGGCCGCCACCGCGCGCCACGAATTCTGCCGGCTTCCCGCGACGCTTGCTGCTGTCGTTGCATTCATCCAGATCTCCTGTGCTGCGCGAAATATTTATTCGAAGCAACGCGTGACGTCCGCGTTGGCCATCCCGGCAACGCGCACCACCGGCATGACTGCGTGCGCTCTATTTAACTGAAAAAATAAAGGTGAAGCGAGCGACAAATGCACGATGCGGGTGGATGCAGTCCGATACGCGCCACGCAGGGCCGCGCCGTTCGCTACGGGCGATAAAAAACCGCTTCGTCGGAGAACGACCGAAGCGGTTTTCGTGTTGCGGTGCAGCGCGAAGATGCCGTCGCGCTTACTGCTGCTTGATGCCTTCCGACTGGATATGCAGGCGCGTCTGCATGCTGAAGCCGTACTTCGCGCCGAAGTCCATGCCGTAATCGGCGCGATTGAATTCGGTGCTCGCCTCGACGCCGCACACTTCGCGCTTGAGCACCGGATGCTGCATGCACTTGAACGAATCGACCTTCAGATTCACCGGCTTCGTGATGCCGCGAATCGTCAGATTGCCGATCACCTCGACCGGCTTATCGCCGTCGAACTTGATCTCGGTGCCCTTGTAGGTCACGGTCGGATACTTGGCGACGTCGAAGAACTCGTCGGATTTCAGGTGCTCGTCGAGTTTCGGGTTGCCGGTCTGCACCGAAGCGGGATCGACGCTCACGTCGAGAGTGCCGGTCCTGGCCGCGCGATCGAGCGTCACCGAGCCCGTGGTCTTCGTGAATTTGCCGCGCCAGATCGACAGACCGCCGAAGTGGTCGGCCTCGAAGCTCGGAAACGTATGCATCGGATCAAGCATATAGGTATCGGCGGCGAAGGCGCCGAGCGACAGCGACGAAGCCAGCGCGCCAACAGCGATCAACATGGACGTTTTCAATTCGTGCTCCTGTTTTGCGTTGAAAATCGCGGTGCAACCTGCGGTGGGAAAACGGCCGCGCCCCACTGGCGCGGCGCACATCGCGAACGCCGCGCGCGTTACTTGTGCGCGGCGACGATATGAAACTTGATTACGACCTCGTCGGCGACGACCGACGTGTCCTTCCATTCGCCGGTGCCGACGTCGAACTGCGAGCGCTTGATCGGCAGCGCGCCGTCGAAGGTCTGCGTCGCGCCCTGCTGGCTCACCGTGACCGGCATCATGACCGTCTGCGACTTGCCCTTGATGGTCAGCTTGCCGGTCACCTTGAACTGATTGCCGCCAGCCGGCGCGATCTCGCTCGAGACGAACGTCGCGCGCGGAAAAGTCTTCGCGTCGAACCATTCCTTGCCCCGCACCTGCTCGTTGTAGCTCTCGTCGCCGAGATCGAAGCTGGCGACGTCGATGTCGATCTGCGCGCTGCCGGCCGTCGGCTTCGCCGGATCGAAGCTGACCTGCGCGGTGAACTTGTTGAACTTGCCTTCGACCGGCACGTTCATCTGTTTCGAGGTGGCCGTCACCGAGCTCTTCGCGACGTCGACCTGCGCGAGCGCCGCGCCCGCGGCGCTCAGCGACGCCGCCGCGAATGCGGCGAGCATGTAGCGATAAAACGAAACCTTCATGGTTGTCCTTATTTGAGGAAGGGGATCATGCGCGACAGCAGGCCGTCGCGATCGAGCCATTGATGCTTGAGCGCCGCCGCGACGTGCAGCGCGACCAGCACGAGCAACGTGTAATTCAATGCGATATGGAGGTTCTTCAGCAGTTCCTTCAGGTGCGGATCGGGCGCGATGATTCGCGGCAGCGGGATCAGCCCGAGGTAGACGACCGGCACGTTCGCCGCCGAGCTGTACAGATAGCCGGACACCGGAATCACGATCATCAGCGCGTACAGCAGCAGATGCGTCAGATGCGCGGCAGCGCGCTGCCAGGCCGGCATGCGGCGCGGCATCGGCGGTCCGGCATGGGTCGCGCGCCACAGGATGCGC encodes the following:
- a CDS encoding cytochrome b; protein product: MTLNPSFGTRESYTRTAIAFHWLIALLIVCGFALGWVMTDIPGFTPTKLRYFSWHKWIGVTVFALAIVRILWRATHAGPPMPRRMPAWQRAAAHLTHLLLYALMIVIPVSGYLYSSAANVPVVYLGLIPLPRIIAPDPHLKELLKNLHIALNYTLLVLVALHVAAALKHQWLDRDGLLSRMIPFLK
- a CDS encoding YceI family protein — protein: MKVSFYRYMLAAFAAASLSAAGAALAQVDVAKSSVTATSKQMNVPVEGKFNKFTAQVSFDPAKPTAGSAQIDIDVASFDLGDESYNEQVRGKEWFDAKTFPRATFVSSEIAPAGGNQFKVTGKLTIKGKSQTVMMPVTVSQQGATQTFDGALPIKRSQFDVGTGEWKDTSVVADEVVIKFHIVAAHK
- a CDS encoding YceI family protein, whose amino-acid sequence is MLIAVGALASSLSLGAFAADTYMLDPMHTFPSFEADHFGGLSIWRGKFTKTTGSVTLDRAARTGTLDVSVDPASVQTGNPKLDEHLKSDEFFDVAKYPTVTYKGTEIKFDGDKPVEVIGNLTIRGITKPVNLKVDSFKCMQHPVLKREVCGVEASTEFNRADYGMDFGAKYGFSMQTRLHIQSEGIKQQ